The following proteins are encoded in a genomic region of Gossypium hirsutum isolate 1008001.06 chromosome D05, Gossypium_hirsutum_v2.1, whole genome shotgun sequence:
- the LOC107906421 gene encoding probable GMP synthase [glutamine-hydrolyzing] produces MSGPPRVRSANTATEMEARSVLGPAGNKVPTKPAPKSTKKPVQQTPEGKDKEKVKELVTPQKKPTPASQSLTLTASILRQQERKAGNFSMSLSCLSNGGASSSSAGSSSSGMTGGGGRRGGKHGIGVGVRRKQSGPKGESEVIVVDSGEGGCLDNKKRCGWVTTNSDLCYVAFHDEEWGVPVNDDKKLFELLSLSGALAELTWPTILSKGHLFRDTFLEFDPRAVSKLSEKKIGAPGGPASSLLSELKIRGIIENARQICKVIDEFGSFDKYIWSFVNHKPIVGQFRYPRQVPVKSPKSEVISKDLIRRGFRSVGPTVVYSFMQVAGLTNDHLMSCFRFQECITGVESRGKVNNDEANDETRKVEETTALGYLAWTRGF; encoded by the exons ATGTCGGGACCGCCAAGGGTAAGGTCGGCTAACACTGCAACGGAAATGGAAGCGAGGTCGGTTCTGGGTCCGGCTGGGAACAAGGTCCCGACAAAACCGGCACCAAAATCGACCAAAAAACCGGTCCAGCAAACACCTGAGGGAAAAGACAAAGAGAAGGTTAAAGAACTGGTAACTCCACAAAAGAAACCAACGCCGGCTTCTCAATCGTTGACTTTGACTGCATCGATTTTGAGGCAGCAGGAAAGGAAGGCGGGGAATTTTTCGATGAGTCTGTCGTGCTTGTCGAACGGAGGAGCATCGTCTTCATCGGCTGGGTCGTCGTCGAGTGGGATGACTGGCGGAGGAGGGCGGCGGGGTGGTAAACATGGAATCGGTGTTGGAGTGAGGAGGAAGCAAAGTGGGCCGAAAGGGGAGAGTGAGGTGATTGTGGTGGATTCAGGGGAAGGTGGTTGCTTGGATAACAAGAAAAGATGTGGATGGGTCACAACCAATTCGG ATCTTTGTTATGTCGCTTTTCATGATGAAGAATGGGGAGTTCCAGTTAATGATGACAA GAAACTGTTTGAATTGCTCAGCTTATCAGGTGCTTTGGCTGAACTGACATGGCCTACCATCCTTAGCAAAGGACATTTGTTTAG GGACACCTTTCTGGAGTTTGATCCCAGGGCTGTTTCTAAactaagtgagaaaaagatagGAGCTCCTGGAGGCCCTGCCAGCTCTCTGCTATCAGAACTCAAGATTCGAGGCATCATTGAAAATGCACGCCAAATATGCAAG GTAATAGATGAGTTTGGGTCATTTGACAAGTACATTTGGAGCTTCGTGAATCACAAGCCAATAGTTGGTCAATTTCGGTACCCTCGGCAGGTTCCAGTCAAGAGTCCAAAATCAGAGGTGATAAGCAAAGACCTGATCAGAAGAGGATTCCGAAGCGTGGGGCCGACAGTTGTATATTCATTCATGCAAGTGGCTGGATTGACTAATGACCATCTTATGAGTTGCTTTAGGTTTCAAGAATGCATAACAGGGGTGGAATCAAGGGGAAAAGTTAACAATGATGAAGCAAATGATGAAACTAGAAAAGTTGAGGAGACGACTGCCTTGGGATACCTTGCCTGGACTCGGGGTTTCTAA
- the LOC107906420 gene encoding photosynthetic NDH subunit of subcomplex B 1, chloroplastic isoform X2, with product MATTVLPKALSPFLSNPSSLPSAHLTVKPPCFRPLDHSPCTKTRPSVRTHAKKKNPWLDPFEDDVEDPFSEYGSLFTDGKQEEDPRPPEDPDNPYGFLKFPKGFTVELASLPLKIRGDVRRCCCVISGGVYENLLFFPVIQLIKDRYPGVQVDILASARGKQTFELNKNVRWANAYDPDDDWPDPAEYTDMIGLLKNRYYDMVLSTKLAGLGHAAFLFMTTARDRVSYIYPNVNAAGAGLLLSQSFPADSMNLSDAGYNMYHQMVDWLGRPFRSVPRHEVGPLRVSISMKLKEVVAEKYRNAGVEKGKYIVIHGIESDSKASMQSRGDTDCLLPIQVWAEIAEDIRGFKPLFVIPHEKERENVEEEVGDDANIVFITTPGQLAALINDSAGVIATNTAAIQLATAREKPSIGLFCSEEKGKLFVPNAEEKKCAVVSSKTGKLIDIDVEAVKQAMQIFQQSLALV from the exons atggCTACTACTGTACTACCCAAAGCtctttctccatttctttcaaATCCATCTTCACTTCCTTCTGCTCACTTAACAGTTAAGCCACCATGTTTTAGGCCACTAGACCACTCTCCATGCACCAAAACTAGGCCAAGTGTTCGAACCCATGCTAAGAAAAAGAACCCATGGCTAGATCCTTTTGAAGATGATGTGGAAGACCCCTTCTCCGAATATGGTTCATTGTTCACTGATGGCAAGCAAGAAGAAGATCCTAGGCCCCCTGAAGACCCTGATAATCCTTACGGTTTCTTGAAATTCCCAAAGGGGTTCACCGTGGAGTTGGCTTCACTGCCTTTGAAAATCAGAGGTGATGTCAGGAGATGTTGCTGTGTCATTTCTGGTGGTGTCTATGAAAACTTGTTGTTTTTCCCTGTGATTCAATTGATCAAAGACAG ATACCCTGGTGTTCAAGTGGATATATTGGCATCAGCAAGAGGAAAGCAGACATTTGAACTGAACAAGAATGTGAGATGGGCTAATGCTTATGACCCTGACGATGACTGGCCTGATCCTGCTGAATACACCGACATGATTGGACTTCTTAAG AATAGGTACTATGACATGGTTTTGTCGACAAAACTGGCGGGTCTTGGCCATGCTGCCTTCTTGTTTATGACCACCGCTCGAGATAGAGTGAGCTACATTTATCCAAATGTGAATGCAGCAGGTGCTGGGTTACTCCTTTCCCAATCTTTTCCTGCAGATAGCATGAATCTTTCTGATGCTGGATATAACAT GTACCATCAGATGGTTGATTGGTTGGGAAGACCATTTCGGAGTGTTCCGAGGCACGAGGTTGGCCCCCTAAGAGTGTCGATTTCGATGAAGCTGAAGGAGGTTGTGGCAGAAAAATACAGAAATGCGGGTGTAGAGAAAGGGAAATATATAGTGATTCATGGAATAGAATCGGATTCCAAGGCTTCAATGCAGTCTCGAGGTGATACTGATTGCTTGCTCCCCATTCAAGTATGGGCTGAAATAGCTGAGGATATAAG GGGATTTAAGCCACTTTTTGTCATTCCACacgagaaagaaagagagaatgtGGAGGAAGAAGTAGGAGATGATGCTAATATTGTTTTCATCACTACCCCAGGGCAG CTAGCTGCTCTGATAAATGATTCAGCCGGGGTGATCGCTACAAACACAGCAGCTATACAGCTAGCAACTGCACGAGAAAAACCAAG CATCGGCTTGTTTTGCTCAGAGGAAAAGGGGAAACTGTTTGTTCCTAATGCAGAAGAGAAGAAATGCGCCGTTGTGTCATCCAAGACAGGAAAGTTGATAGATATTGATGTGGAGGCTGTTAAACAAGCCATGCAAATATTTCAACAGTCCCTAGCTCTTGTATAG
- the LOC107906420 gene encoding photosynthetic NDH subunit of subcomplex B 1, chloroplastic isoform X1, translating into MATTVLPKALSPFLSNPSSLPSAHLTVKPPCFRPLDHSPCTKTRPSVRTHAKKKNPWLDPFEDDVEDPFSEYGSLFTDGKQEEDPRPPEDPDNPYGFLKFPKGFTVELASLPLKIRGDVRRCCCVISGGVYENLLFFPVIQLIKDRYPGVQVDILASARGKQTFELNKNVRWANAYDPDDDWPDPAEYTDMIGLLKVIGFSWMKVWNRYYDMVLSTKLAGLGHAAFLFMTTARDRVSYIYPNVNAAGAGLLLSQSFPADSMNLSDAGYNMYHQMVDWLGRPFRSVPRHEVGPLRVSISMKLKEVVAEKYRNAGVEKGKYIVIHGIESDSKASMQSRGDTDCLLPIQVWAEIAEDIRGFKPLFVIPHEKERENVEEEVGDDANIVFITTPGQLAALINDSAGVIATNTAAIQLATAREKPSIGLFCSEEKGKLFVPNAEEKKCAVVSSKTGKLIDIDVEAVKQAMQIFQQSLALV; encoded by the exons atggCTACTACTGTACTACCCAAAGCtctttctccatttctttcaaATCCATCTTCACTTCCTTCTGCTCACTTAACAGTTAAGCCACCATGTTTTAGGCCACTAGACCACTCTCCATGCACCAAAACTAGGCCAAGTGTTCGAACCCATGCTAAGAAAAAGAACCCATGGCTAGATCCTTTTGAAGATGATGTGGAAGACCCCTTCTCCGAATATGGTTCATTGTTCACTGATGGCAAGCAAGAAGAAGATCCTAGGCCCCCTGAAGACCCTGATAATCCTTACGGTTTCTTGAAATTCCCAAAGGGGTTCACCGTGGAGTTGGCTTCACTGCCTTTGAAAATCAGAGGTGATGTCAGGAGATGTTGCTGTGTCATTTCTGGTGGTGTCTATGAAAACTTGTTGTTTTTCCCTGTGATTCAATTGATCAAAGACAG ATACCCTGGTGTTCAAGTGGATATATTGGCATCAGCAAGAGGAAAGCAGACATTTGAACTGAACAAGAATGTGAGATGGGCTAATGCTTATGACCCTGACGATGACTGGCCTGATCCTGCTGAATACACCGACATGATTGGACTTCTTAAGGTTATTGGCTTTTCATGGATGAAAGTTTGG AATAGGTACTATGACATGGTTTTGTCGACAAAACTGGCGGGTCTTGGCCATGCTGCCTTCTTGTTTATGACCACCGCTCGAGATAGAGTGAGCTACATTTATCCAAATGTGAATGCAGCAGGTGCTGGGTTACTCCTTTCCCAATCTTTTCCTGCAGATAGCATGAATCTTTCTGATGCTGGATATAACAT GTACCATCAGATGGTTGATTGGTTGGGAAGACCATTTCGGAGTGTTCCGAGGCACGAGGTTGGCCCCCTAAGAGTGTCGATTTCGATGAAGCTGAAGGAGGTTGTGGCAGAAAAATACAGAAATGCGGGTGTAGAGAAAGGGAAATATATAGTGATTCATGGAATAGAATCGGATTCCAAGGCTTCAATGCAGTCTCGAGGTGATACTGATTGCTTGCTCCCCATTCAAGTATGGGCTGAAATAGCTGAGGATATAAG GGGATTTAAGCCACTTTTTGTCATTCCACacgagaaagaaagagagaatgtGGAGGAAGAAGTAGGAGATGATGCTAATATTGTTTTCATCACTACCCCAGGGCAG CTAGCTGCTCTGATAAATGATTCAGCCGGGGTGATCGCTACAAACACAGCAGCTATACAGCTAGCAACTGCACGAGAAAAACCAAG CATCGGCTTGTTTTGCTCAGAGGAAAAGGGGAAACTGTTTGTTCCTAATGCAGAAGAGAAGAAATGCGCCGTTGTGTCATCCAAGACAGGAAAGTTGATAGATATTGATGTGGAGGCTGTTAAACAAGCCATGCAAATATTTCAACAGTCCCTAGCTCTTGTATAG